The nucleotide window GATCGAGCCAGACATCGGATAGAATAACAAAAGATATCTGAGTGTTGGCAAGTACTGTAGGGTTGAATTTTTGCTATTTCAAGTtagttcttctttcaataTGCAGCGGAAATTACcgcacctcttccttcagaGATACGGCACCACCTCCCAAAAAGTCCACGTGCCCATGTAAGGACCTCGCGatgtctcttctttcactcGGAGGATGTCCCATAGCCAAGACGCGAACCGTTTCCTCCACTGTGTACTGTCCTTCTATCAAGACCATACACCCCTCAGTGAACAGCCCTTCACCGGGAACAGCATCTTCCATATCCAGAACAACTCGACTTTCCCCATCTTCAAGACATAGCTTGCCCTCTTCGTTGCGCGCGAGCATTCCGAATAACAAAAAAAGCTGACCAGCACGGCCTAAGAGGTTGCGGATAGACGTCAATTTGAGATAGTTGGCACGATCGTGACCACCAATAGCGGGTGGTGTAAAGTTTTCATTACGAAGGATGATCTGCACGACATAAGGACAGCTTGAGGATGAACAAATAATAACTGACCTCTTTGATAATGGCCCAACGTTCACGAAGAAAGCTCGCCCTTGAACTAGCCTGACCAGCGACGGAAGGTTGAGCCTTGGATCTACAGCTTGATCAGTCTTGTTTTTAAACTTGGAATCATGTGACGCACTGGACAAAACCTGATCGTACAGGGTCATATCTCATAGCAGGCATATCAAAAGAGTCTACGACAGAGAAATGTGATTCAACGTTCACTTCAGAAGGGTCTGCTACTTGTGTGTCTTCTGTTGTCTGTGGGCATATCAGCTTTGTGGATTTTACGATGGTACAAGCAGTATGGAGCTCACGCCAAGCTGGAGATTTTCGTAAGCCTTTTTCAAAGCTTGCAATGACAccaatgatgatgaatctGAAATACGTGAGTATGTAATACTGTATCCTGCAGCAAATGAACGCACCTTCAGCTTTCAAGTACTCTTTTGCCCAAAATTCGAGACCAACCACCCATTCATCCTCAGGAATCTCATTCTAACCTAACCATTAGCTGCATTCATAGGTCGGCTAAAAAGGATTCGAAATTACGGACCTCCATAAGGACTTCTTCGATATAATGCAGGGCCGGAGCAGGCAGTGTCAAGGAGTGCTTGGTCGAAAAGACCTAGTAATACAAAGTCAGTCCTTCCTCTGAAGGGGATTTAACCAGACAAAGACCTTACCTTAACGATCGCTGAACGCATTTGATTCACCATCCTGCTCTACTATGCCGGTTATTTATTCTCCTATGAGCTGCAGACTGACCGAGATTTCAATTCTAAAGATCGCGTCCTCATTTTGATCACTTGCGTCCCATAAACGCGTCGATTCACGAGGGTGGAGGCCTTAGGTGGGTGTTTACATAACTTTTGCCTTAAGTTATCTTTGTAGGCACGCGCTTTTTGTGCAGTATCTCACGTGCCTAGTAATAGCTTGTCCGTCCTTCTGTTGGTGGTCGATCAGCCGGGCCGTTGCCATCAGCAAAGAGATCTTTTGCTTGTTTTTTCTTCGGTACACAGCGTAAGTAGCGACAAACTATGGCGTTAAGAAAGCTGCAAGGTGAGTGAACTGGCCGGTACCGTGGGCAACATGCTGAATATCAGTCAGCGGAAATCGACCGCACCCTTAAATCGGTCGCCACGGGTGTGGAGGTGTTCGAAGCTACCTTCGACAAACTCAACTATGCCACCAATACAACCCAGAAGGACAAACTCGAAAATGATCTCAAGACCCAAATTAAAAAATTGCAGCGTATGCGAGATCAGATCAAGGCTTGGCTCGGTAACGGCGACATCAAAGACAAGACGGCGTTGCTCGAGAACAGGCGGTTGATTGAAACCCAGATGGAAAGGTTCAAGGCACTAGAAAAAGAAACCAAGATGAAGGCTTTCTCCAAGGAAGGGTTGATCGCCCAGTCTAAGCTGGATCCTGCAGAAAAGGCTAAGCGAGATATGATTGATTGGATCGGATCAACTACCGACGAACTATCAAGACAAATCGAGCAGACAGAGGCAGAAGTCGAATCTCTCCAgatgggcaagaagaagaagcaggcTGGAGAGAGGCtggatgagcttgaagaattaaatgagaggagagaatggCATATCGGAAGACTGGAGGTTGTCCAGAGGATGTTGGAAAACGGACAACTAACAGTTGGAGATGTCGAGGACATCCAAGAAGATGTCAAATACTTCCTTGAAGCGAACATGGTACGTCATGTCTCCATCTCCCCTAGCTCTCGCTGACGCCTTACcacaggaagaagactttGACTTTGACAACGGTATCTACGACGAACTCAATCTtcaagatgaggaagactTCCACGATTATCTCCACGAACATCCGTCCGCAACCGATGAGCCCGAACCCGAACCCGAGCCCATTGCCTCCGCACCGGTACCAAAAACCCCTGCtaaggaaaaagaagacaagaAAGCCACCCCTCACCGGTTGTCTAAATCTGAATCTCGagacaaggaggaggaaatcCCTCCCAGTCCTAtggtggtgaagaagacgcCCTCAAGAAAGACAACCTTGGAtaaggacaagaaggacaagaaggacaaagagaaggaagacaaggagCGTAAGGATCTCGAGcgggaagaaaaagagagggaagaaaggtcCTCAAGCAGTCAACCTACTCCTTCCAAACctgttcctcttcctcccatcaAGTAtgctgccgctgctgccgccgccGTCGGGGGTACAGTTTCTGCTTCTGCGCCATCTCAAACAAGTCTCTCCGCTCCCTCTGAAAATTCCAGGGATGAGACTGTTGCTTCTCCAGATGAAATAGCTGCCGCCCCAATCTCTAGCTCGTTACCCCCACCACCTCCCGGACTTTCGCGTTCGCCTTCCCAGGCTGCTACTCCCCAAGTCTCTTCCCCTGGGACACCGGGCCTTCAATCTCATGCGCCAAGCATTGGCACCGGAGCAGCTGACGTGGCTACTCCCAGTCAAGCACCCGGAAGCGCTATCCCTCCTCCAGGCTATCCTCTgccaccatcttcatcttctgccGAGTCTTCTCGTGCAGCTGCCCAAGCTCAAGTTGCCGCTGAACAAGCTCAGGCACAGGCTCAGGCTCAAGCCCAAGCACTCGCCCAGGCCCAAGCTCAAGCACAGACTCAAAGCCAGCTCTCTGCTGCCCAGATCCAAGCCCAATTGCAGGCTGCTCAAGACGTTCAAGGTCAAGCTGGAGTCATGGGTAATTTGATGCAAAGCTTTGAAGTCGCTAAAGAGATTTGTGAGTATGAATGTTTTGTATGTGGGTGCGGATGGGGGTGTGTATTTCATTACCCCCCTGGATGGGGGAAGGGCAAAGGtaaagggagaaggaaatgcCCTGGCCCTCATCCGGGCGCCACGAAGATGGattggaaaaggagggCAGAGGAGGGTGAGAGGGGGAGACCCAGTTTGTGCTTGTGAATAGTTTTGCTGACGTGAATAATGGCGGTAGCCAAGCGACGTTCAGACGATGCGAACGAGTTGCATGCCGCTTTAGAAGATAGTTTTGCTAACGCTCCTCAACAAATGGACGCTGAGCCGTAAGCCCATCGTCACTTGATTGTTCTCGATATACCTGCTAACCTTCTCCAACTAGTCCTCGCTATTACCACCCTCAAAACCCCATCAAAACTCCATCATACTATCCTCAGTCTCGGCTTCCTATACTCGAAGACAAGTCTATCTATTCTCGTCTCGAACTTGACCAATTATTCTACATCTTCTACTATATGACTGGCACATACGAACAATGGCTCGCCGCTAGGGAATTGAAAAAGCAAAGTTGGAGGTTCCATAAGCAATATTTGACTTGGTTCCAGCGAGCGCACAACCCGCAAGCCATTACAAGTGATTATGAGCAAGGAGGATATTATTATTTCGATTGGGAGAACAGTTGGTGtcagaggagaaagagtgATTTCAGGTTTgaagtgagtttttttttttgtaaTGTGGTGTGACATTTAGCTGACACGGCGATATAGTACCGATGGTTATCAGATCACTAgttctcttctttgagACGAAGCGATAAGATGGAATTGGGAATGCATATTGTAGTTTTCTGATTTTTTCTAATTTAATGTCGCTGAAGGGCCTCGGGCGTGGCGCGTACTCGCGACTTGCAACGCATATGGATATCAACAAAGTTAACAATAGCAAGGATCAAGTGCCAGAGATAAGAGAGATAGCAGACGTGTGGCAATTTCGTGTCTGATGTACGAATCAGCTGAACGGGTCAGGAAATGATGGGCTCAGAAGTTAGAAGGTTGAGATACAGGTCTTCGCTTTACGCTCACTTTCAGACGCCGGACCATCAGTCACCTGTCGAGcacctcttctttggaATCACAGCCTTGTTGCCTCAAAAACCGTACAGTAACCGGTGAGAcatcaatcatcatcgcAAGGCGCAGAAACTAATGAAAAAAGTTCCTATCAGAGACTTAGTATCGTACCTAGGTATTGAGTTGGAAACAGCAGTTGAAAAGAATAAAAAGAAGTCTAACATCATAGGGTTGATAATGAAGTAAGGGGGAAAGGAATGGCGGTCGGTAAATCGGAACTAAGGTTCGATAAATTAGCGAACGGTATTCGGTAGTCGACCTCAATGGGCGGATATACGGCCATGTGTGGGTGGTAAGCCCGATATGAACGGTGATTTCGTGAGATGATAGACGTCTGTGTGTTGGCGGTCGAAATTTTAGCATTTTTTGGGTGAGTCCTTTGATGTTTTCGCTGTGGAAgctggaagaaaaggcaatGCGGATGGGGGACGTGACCGAAAAAGgcaggagaggagagtgggGTGTTACAGGTCGTCGTGAACCAACCGATTTTCTTTGAATGACAGCATGTCAGCTCTGGTAAGGCCAAAGACAACAATAGTTGTATTTGTGACATGAGATGAccaagaggatggagggaATTATCATCACAGGCAAAAGGGCGTAACCTCGCTGATGGCTAATGTCTAAATTATGATGCTGATTGACTCTTGACTTTTTCGACTATCATGTGAAGCTATCTAGCTAGCGGCAGGTCCCATCGAACATGGAAATCATGATCGgtcatcaacatcaagaACGACTCAGTTGTGTCAACACGTTTACCACTATTATGCTGGAGCAAAACTCGCCGAGACAAGGCGAAATGAAAGGGCCGCACCCCAAGCAGGTCAAAGCTCATCCAGTGTCCGAAGCTCCAGCAGCTGGCAGTAGCCAGATTCAACATCCTTTCCGGTAGTCATGGTAGGGCTTATTAGTGCCAGGGTATTAATTGATGGCGAGATTTGTGCCCCTCCTTTCGGGAACATTAACACGTTTTGTGATGTGGTAAGTGATGGACTAGGCtatgggaggaagggcaGAATCAATACATCAATGCGTATAAGAAGATCTAAGAAGATCTCACCTTTCTCCCTTTGCAGTCTTGTCTCATTTCTGAATAGACTACTCCTTATTAGGTGCACATTGCCGGTCTTGGAGTGAGTCTAGCCCCTTTTTACAAACCACCAGTCACGTCCTGAACCTCTTGCCACAGTTCACTCGTCTCGTCATGTCTGCTCTTCGTACGTGCACACGACACCGTCCCAGTGCCAACACCCGGCCTCGTCCGCCCCTTATCCATACAAGCCAGGCGGCTGAGCCAGTTACCGGTGAGTACCTCACGCTAATAGTAGAGCGGTGCTAACGCAGTAATTAGATGACGAGAGAAAAGACAAGAGTATAGAGTGTGAGTTTCCTCTCTAGCGTGCTTGGCCCGCGACTGATTTTACCCAGCCAACCCTTCAAGGCCGCCCACCCCAGCTCCAACCAACTCCAAGGCGTCCAACCCTCTTCCGGACCTTTCTCGCGTGGCAACCGCCGCTTATACAGCTTCTATCCTTGCCcgtccacctcctcctACTATCTACGGTCGACCTGGTACTCGTCCATTCTCTCTCGATCCGTTACCGTTCACCGATGAAGACATTCCGTTGCCCAAACCGTACAATTCCAATTACCCGCATCCAATTACCGCATACGCTTCTCCTGGGGTCAATCCTGAGACCGTCAAGAGATCAGGCTATAACAAGGTGCTGCAGGATATCGTCAAGGAGGATATAAAGAGCGCTCTCGGAGATATCCTTTACGATGCTGGCTTCAGAGATTTGTCCAATTCAGTCTATTTGCTCTTTTCTTACGAAAGCATGGGGCAAGGAAATGGGATTCCAGAAAGTCTCTGGAGCAAGTTTGAGAATGTTAACAATATGAGGTTGCCAACCGCCGCGGCTGTCACTGCTTCGGTCGCTACTCAGGTCGAAGACATCCCTCCCAGATTTGCTCAGTCCCAGATCAACTCAACCTGCAGTAGCGACTTTACCTATCGCACTATGGAAAACAACCAAGCGATGGGGTGCACTCTCAGACCATTGTCCCGCGAGTCAATTTTGTCACCGTCTTACAGCCTTGTTCAGGCGCAGACACACACGCAGCCGAGAGGcagggaagaaatggacGCTTGGAAGACTGAAATATGCGTGGCTTGGGAGGCTACCGGATGTTGCAGATATGGACCTAACTGCCAGGCAAGTAACTTTCCTCTCTCATAACTCGCATGCCAGCTGACTAAGTCACGGACTTATTTACACAGTTTGCACATGGCATTGAAGAACTCAAGCTTACTCGACAGTCACTCATCATACGTGGTCTTGCCtcccaatctcctcctACACCTTCTGATATTCTCTCTCCTACTTCTTCGCATCGTTCATCCGTCTCCCGATACCCCGTCACTCCCAGGTCTGTTGAGACTCAGATTTATCATCCTGCAATCACCTCAGGGTGCCCTTATAATATCAAGGCTAGTGATAGGAGAATGTCAGCGCCACATTCGCAGCTGAGTATAGTGGCAGAAGATGGGCTCCAATTTAACACGTCTAATTCGGATTTGAATTTGGGATTCAGACGCCTTTCAGATGTGTCATCTGGCCTTCCTTTCGCCAGCAGTCAAAACCTCCGTGTACCGTCCTCACGACCTCGTTTtgaccctcttccttccaaatTCATTCCTTCATCTGATGAGGAATATAAAGACTACCTAttccctttttccaaaCCCACATCCCTTTCCTCTGACCCTGCTTTCGAATCTATTACATCATTCAATATTGATCGGCTCTCAGCTCAAGAGAAACAAAGACGACTTGTCTCCCAACCAAGTAACTTGACATTATACACTtcgtcgtcatcttcaaatgAATCTGTCGGTGGTGGATCGAGATTATCCATGTTCTCGGCCTTTGAAGACGGATTGGGTGAAAGTCTGGTCACCCCGATCGAAGTCGGATGGGGAAACGATTACCTAGACTCCACCTGTGGCCCATCAAGTTCTAAAACAGGGCTCGACATCCGCTCAAGTAATAGCGGGATTGGGGCTGAGATCGGTTTCGGAACTATTGGGATGAGAAAAGGTGGGCTGGTCAAGTCGGGAAGTACAGGCAATGTGGGCATGATGGGGTTGCCAGCTCATAAGAGCCTGTCCAATATGATGGGGTCGAAGGTGTCAACTACTTACGAATTTTCGAGTGGCAATTCCATCTGGCGTTGACCTTCCTCTGCTATTTCCTCAGCTTCACGAAAAGAATCACTTGTACTTTCAAAAACAATCTGTGTCAAGTCCTACCTGtgatccttcttccatatTTCGAGCTTTTGTTTATTTTGGGATTTTGTATATCTGCGCTGAGTTGTCGGTCGttttcctcctcaaaaAATAGGCGCTTTAGTAAAAGTGCAGTAATGCTGTAGCTCAATCCAACTGACTGGTTTTGACCCGATGTTATTGGTAGGCAAAAACAGTGGTTGTGTCTAATAGCTTTTATGTTCATGTCGGATGTATTAGATACTAGCTAGCGCCTTGGTCTTATTTTATTTATACACGCTCATACttgcttttcttcttctcttaGTCCGTCTATACCTGCTACCGATGCTTTGAGGAAAAATCCAACATGCATGTCTTATGATACGTTtttgaggaaaaaaaagaaagtcTACAGTTGAGATATGGTACCAACAGAAGATTGAGCTAGTCAGGATAATGAATGAGAGTGAAAAGATTGTCATGTTGATTCTAGGTGTATGTAGACGCCAAAACTGTTATGCACCGTTGGTACCAGTGCTGCCGCCAGTGCTGCCACCAGTCAACAACCTTGACATCGGCTGGGCATAGGCTATGGACCGTTTGACGTAAAACAACATGTACGCCCTCTGCGCCAATACAGCAGAGAGAGATGTAGGAGTAACTGCCATTCGCAGAAACATTATCAGCAACGAATATCAACGACTTAGTGCCGTCCTTGGGCTCACCcttatcatcatcacaaTGCCACCAcccctctccatccctcaCATCCGCCCAATAATGCCCATTATCCAGCTTGCCCTCATGAGTGACAACTGCGAACAGATCGTATATGTACAGCGAGTCTGGTaattctttctcctttctgTCCGTGCCACTTttagaagatgaagaagactcTACATAAGGACGCATGTCGAGGGTGGATGGAAATCGGACATGGGATTCGATCTTGACGGATGTAGTGGCGGATGAATGGGCAAAACGCTAAAGGCCATACTTCAGTATTGCCCTAAATGTAGTCTAGTGAAAGAATCGTACCTTGAGTTGGAATGACAACACTGGAGCAAGCTTTTTCACTCCCAATTTTCTCATGGCCACTACGCCCACGCCGCCCCCACATCCAGAACATTCATATCCTTTCCCTCCAGGATCTCCAACACGCTCTGGCGCACAAAACTTGCGTAGCATGCCCGCTAATGTTAGTTGATCGGCTTGCCCATTGGTGGACGGGCCAAAAGCCGATGAGtcggaggatgaggatgctGATGAAGGAACAGAAGGAGGTGGGAAGTCGAGTTGGATGTCGAGAATTGGATCGACAGTGTTGGAGGTTTTGGAGCATTTAGAGCAGGTAACGGAAGATTGGAGGGAGCCCGCAAAGGTTTGATCTTTGGGTAAGGGTCAGTATAATTAATTGTATGAAGATATTGCTTATTTACGGGCAATGCAGTTACAGCTGGATAGCTGACCCTTGGCATGGGCATGGATTTGGTCCAACGcagcgaggaagaaagaatgggCATCTGTATAGAGTCAGTTGTAGTATCGCATGGCAAAACCTGACAATTTACCTTGCTGACCGTAACCTTCGAGCTCTGTGCTCGCGTGCCACATGGCGTAAAGCATTGTGATAGGTCCAAAAGGCGACTTGTCCTCGTTATAGAACTGAGCCAGAATTAACATCTACTCGTGCGAAAATGAACGGCACTCGTTACCTCTTCAAAAGCCTTATCCATTTCGCAGCACATGCATCCCCTCTCTCTATCACTTCCCACTGCACCTGGCCTGTTCTCTACGCCTAAGAACGGCTTCCCGACCAAAAGGCCTTTGCCACCGTTCGTGCACACATGTCGATTGTGTTTGTCTGAGAGAAAGTATGCTTTGAGAAGCGGATTATGGACAAGTGCTTGAAGAACGGCCGAGAGGAAACATGTTTGAGATAGGTTAAGAAGGGGCCGCAGACCTAGACAGGCATAAGCTTTTGCCTGATCCCATAAACGATGAGAAATTTAACTCACCACGACAACTTGTCCTCACCACCTCTCTCTCATTGAGCGCCGCAATATTATTCGGGTTCCACGATTTCCATTCGCCTCTCCCCCGTCCCTTACCACCAACCAACCCTGGTTCGCGTGAATGATCGTTTGACTCTTCAACCCGGATCCGAGTAATAAGGTAAAGTGACTCGAAAGTATCAGGATAAGTTGTGTCCCCACAAGCTTCACAAAATATGGTACCGGTAGAGGGATCAACAGCTATCATTATGTTATCCTCAGGATACGCTACAGATGAGTAGTTGAGACGTACCAAAAGCACATTTCCTTCCGCTGCTCTTCCAATGTCTCTTCATACAATCTTTCTCATTAACTCCTTTGCCCAGAAGCGGCATACAGCCAATGTATGGACAAGTAAGGCACGCCCATGGCCTGGAAAGAGGAGTTTTGCAAGTATAACAGCCCGGAGACGTGGTCTACGAAATTATAAGTCAATTGTCCGGAAAAAGACATACCCAGCTCAAACGTACCTTACGTCGCTTAACACCTTGCGGTAAAGCTCCCCATTTGACAACGTCCACAAATCTTTTCTCAATCTCAGCTCCTTTGGACCCCGGTGGAAACCCTAGAGTGTTTCCATTGGCCCCTGATGCGCCAGGCtttcttgaagaagcaCTCGGTGTGCTGAGAAGAGCGGACAAATGAGGGCATATAGATGTGTCAGTTCTGTCAAATATGCGGGATGGAGGGGTCGCCATCGCGCCAGGTGGGCTTTATATCCCCTCTTGCTGTATAACCAAGCTGCGACTGTTACTGAGAGTAGCCACGGATCCAGGTTATGAGCAGCAGGCTCGAAATTAGAGATTACacaaaagaagaactggTTCGGATTCTTTCAACAGCATAACAACCGACAACTACCGCCTGGGTGATGTCATCACTTTTTATGTACCTTATCCGGTTCACAAAGCGAACTTCGTTGGAGACTTGATACACCCTCACATCAGTTTGCACAAAATAGGGACTGAAGTCAATGAATGCTGCAGAACCTCAGCTTTCGATTGATACTAAGTTATAACACAGGCCGAAATGATTGACTTTGTTTGCAACAAAATCAGCCAAAACACAGTAATTCGCTGAGCCGAGATCACAGATGAGGCGCATTGATCAGCTGAAAAGTGTTGTTGTAgtcaaagaaaaaaaggcagcAGTACATGAATTAACACCGTTGGTGAAACGGTATCATGCATCGTTGCCATTAGGTAATTTTCGATGCGGCAAGGGTTCGACTCCCTTACGGTGTAatttttttattttattttttttgtctttttcaTTTTATTATCGCTTTTCTGCGTGTCGCGCGCCAGCCCCGAGAttgatgaaaagaaaggaaatgCCACTCAAGGACAGAATGTCATGCTCCATATGTTATTCGTGTTGTGCCTTGAGGCAGATATGCAGCTCTTATCAATACCTTCTCCACTTCTGATTGTGCGAGTACTAAGGTAACAGTGTTTGAATGATATGATGTTTGTAGCTAAATCAAAATGCATGTTCTGTATTTGGATAATCTATTGGGACCACGCATGCAGCGGCAGATCATTCTATATACCTAGTCTACTTAACGAATCAGAGAACCtaaaaaagagaagaaaaccCGTGTTCACCTAAGACCTGTTTAGTCGACCAACTCGAGGGGTCGGTAGACGGCATCCCACATTCTGCTCCTAATGTACTCTTCCAAAGACACATCACCCTTACCCTTTACATACTTGATAGTGTTTTCGTCATACGcatttccatcttcaacaGCCTGCCTGACAACTGCAGCAGCTACGTCAACGGAGACCTTTCGGACATCAGCCAAGtccggaagaagggaagcctcagggttggagagggccggggagagggaggcGAGAGAGTTGACACCGGCCATAAGCATAGAGTTTGAGATTGTCTTGGATCGGGCGAGAATGGCACCAAGGCCGAGGGCAGGGTAGATAAGGGCGTTATTGGTTTGGGCAACGATGTCTAGTGCAAAGATTAGTATACTTTTTAAGGAAGGCGGGTAAGAAAAGACGCACATTCTTGGCCGTTGCCGAGCTGGAcaggagggaagggagagcCAGTGGCGACGAGAGCACGATTCTCAGTCCAAGCGAGAGCATCGGCTGTCCGAAAATATCAGCCGCTATTCTGTCTTGACTATTAAGAGCTACTCACCAGGGTCAACCTCGCATAAAGCGGTAGGGTTAGACATAGGGAAGATGATAGGTCTTTCAACGTGCTTGCCCTATTCGACTTGTCAGCTAATGCCTTGACTATGGCAAAACAAAAGACACATACCATCTCTCGCACAAGCTCCTCAGAGAACGCCCTAGTGTGGGTAGAAGTGCCGATCAACACGGTGGGCTTCACGTTCTTAATAACGTCCATCAACCAAATGCCGTTCttgtcctcatcctctttaTTCCAGTGCTCTACCTCGGCGTCAGGCCTGGCATAAGGCATCTGAGAGTGCCTCAAACCGTTGCCCATGCTCTCAACCAACAAGCCATTTCGATCAACACACCAGAATCGTCGAGCAGCCTCGTCCTTATTGAGACCCTCGAGGATCATGAGACCGTCCTTGATCTGGTCGGCAATACCCATACCGGCGGAACCGGCACCGTAGATGACGATACGTTGGTCAGAGAGTCGGCTGCCGACAACTTTGATGGCGCTATAAATTAACATCAGCGTATGATCGATATTAAACAAAAATAAAAGCGACTCACG belongs to Cryptococcus neoformans var. grubii H99 chromosome 7, complete sequence and includes:
- a CDS encoding DNA polymerase epsilon subunit B; this translates as MVNQMRSAIVKVFSTKHSLTLPAPALHYIEEVLMENEIPEDEWVVGLEFWAKEYLKAEDSSSLVSLQALKKAYENLQLGTTEDTQVADPSEVNVESHFSVVDSFDMPAMRYDPVRSGFVQSKAQPSVAGQASSRASFLRERWAIIKEIILRNENFTPPAIGGHDRANYLKLTSIRNLLGRAGQLFLLFGMLARNEEGKLCLEDGESRVVLDMEDAVPGEGLFTEGCMVLIEGQYTVEETVRVLAMGHPPSERRDIARSLHGHVDFLGGGAVSLKEEQKFNPTVLANTQISFVILSDVWLDHPRTMPALRQMFEGYANTAEYRPMVFVLCGNFCQGGWEGQDGLKRYSRGFNYLAELLQSIPLLHSSHFVFVPGPSDPWSSTTLPRPSLPSAFTTRLSNRIPNAKFVSNPCRLKYFGMEIVICREDLMGKMMRNLVVVKEGEEMNMKRYLVQTILDQAHLSPLPISVRPTLWEYDHALRLYPMPSAVVLADKYERYELTYEGCHVFNPGKFVGGIGEDGWEFEWSMYYPAAGRSERSVLTME
- a CDS encoding CCR4-NOT transcription complex subunit 3 translates to MALRKLQAEIDRTLKSVATGVEVFEATFDKLNYATNTTQKDKLENDLKTQIKKLQRMRDQIKAWLGNGDIKDKTALLENRRLIETQMERFKALEKETKMKAFSKEGLIAQSKLDPAEKAKRDMIDWIGSTTDELSRQIEQTEAEVESLQMGKKKKQAGERLDELEELNERREWHIGRLEVVQRMLENGQLTVGDVEDIQEDVKYFLEANMEEDFDFDNGIYDELNLQDEEDFHDYLHEHPSATDEPEPEPEPIASAPVPKTPAKEKEDKKATPHRLSKSESRDKEEEIPPSPMVVKKTPSRKTTLDKDKKDKKDKEKEDKERKDLEREEKEREERSSSSQPTPSKPVPLPPIKYAAAAAAAVGGTVSASAPSQTSLSAPSENSRDETVASPDEIAAAPISSSLPPPPPGLSRSPSQAATPQVSSPGTPGLQSHAPSIGTGAADVATPSQAPGSAIPPPGYPLPPSSSSAESSRAAAQAQVAAEQAQAQAQAQAQALAQAQAQAQTQSQLSAAQIQAQLQAAQDVQGQAGVMGNLMQSFEVAKEISKRRSDDANELHAALEDSFANAPQQMDAEPPRYYHPQNPIKTPSYYPQSRLPILEDKSIYSRLELDQLFYIFYYMTGTYEQWLAARELKKQSWRFHKQYLTWFQRAHNPQAITSDYEQGGYYYFDWENSWCQRRKSDFRFEYRWLSDH
- a CDS encoding ubiquitin carboxyl-terminal hydrolase 22/27/51 is translated as MATPPSRIFDRTDTSICPHLSALLSTPSASSRKPGASGANGNTLGFPPGSKGAEIEKRFVDVVKWGALPQGVKRRKTTSPGCYTCKTPLSRPWACLTCPYIGCMPLLGKGVNEKDCMKRHWKSSGRKCAFAVDPSTGTIFCEACGDTTYPDTFESLYLITRIRVEESNDHSREPGLVGGKGRGRGEWKSWNPNNIAALNEREVVRTSCRGLRPLLNLSQTCFLSAVLQALVHNPLLKAYFLSDKHNRHVCTNGGKGLLVGKPFLGVENRPGAVGSDRERGCMCCEMDKAFEEFYNEDKSPFGPITMLYAMWHASTELEGYGQQDAHSFFLAALDQIHAHAKGQLSSCNCIAHQTFAGSLQSSVTCSKCSKTSNTVDPILDIQLDFPPPSVPSSASSSSDSSAFGPSTNGQADQLTLAGMLRKFCAPERVGDPGGKGYECSGCGGGVGVVAMRKLGVKKLAPVLSFQLKRFAHSSATTSVKIESHVRFPSTLDMRPYVESSSSSKSGTDRKEKELPDSLYIYDLFAVVTHEGKLDNGHYWADVRDGEGWWHCDDDKVTPTSLSAVLAQRAYMLFYVKRSIAYAQPMSRLLTGGSTGGSTGTNGA